The Thermodesulfovibrionales bacterium nucleotide sequence GCAGTGCGGGAGGAGCGCCGTCCCCGTCATCCAGGACGTAATCTCCTGTAGGGATCTCTTCACACGAAGCTCGCCGCATGCATCCCGCCTGGATAAGACCTTCGGCCTGATATTCTGGGAAGAAGGAGGAAACCCCTTACCGGAGTGCTGCTCGCGGGAAGATACCTCCTCATCGCTCGTAATCGCCATCGGTCCCGAAGGCGGTTTCACCGGAGAGGAGATTGCCATGGCAGTGGCCGGCGGGTTCAGCGTCGCGTCCCTCGGAAGACGGATCCTCCGTGCGGAAACAGCGGCGATCGCCGCTACAGCGCTCGTTCAATTTTTGTACGGTGACCTGGGAGGAAAGCCTTCTCCCCGAAAAGCCGAATGAGGCGCGAACTGTTCCATCCGCGCACATGACCATGACGCGCAGGCTGTCCCCTACCGGTCTTCCTCGAATTGTGCGGACCTCATTCTCTTCTTCTCCGATGTCATCTCCTTTTCAGCCCGAATCTTTTCCTTCGCCCTCTTCGAACGCTTCCTCTTCTGTCTGCGGATCTTCTCTATTCTCCGCCTCTCTTCGCTTTCACCGCCCCGAACCGACTGCTCAATCTTCCTCGCGAGAAGTACCCTCGCATGATAACGGTTCAGAGCCTGGGAACGTTCTTTCTGGCATTTCACCTCGGTCCCCGTCGGAACGTGCTTGAGGTAGACGCACGTGGAGGTCTTATTCACGTTCTGCCCCCCCCTGCCGCCCGATCGGACAAAGGACTCCTCGATAT carries:
- a CDS encoding peptide chain release factor-like protein, with amino-acid sequence MGIFAVNPLKEQALREKMEAMKIREEDIEESFVRSGGRGGQNVNKTSTCVYLKHVPTGTEVKCQKERSQALNRYHARVLLARKIEQSVRGGESEERRRIEKIRRQKRKRSKRAKEKIRAEKEMTSEKKRMRSAQFEEDR
- a CDS encoding RsmE family RNA methyltransferase — protein: QCGRSAVPVIQDVISCRDLFTRSSPHASRLDKTFGLIFWEEGGNPLPECCSREDTSSSLVIAIGPEGGFTGEEIAMAVAGGFSVASLGRRILRAETAAIAATALVQFLYGDLGGKPSPRKAE